From a region of the Balaenoptera musculus isolate JJ_BM4_2016_0621 chromosome 15, mBalMus1.pri.v3, whole genome shotgun sequence genome:
- the PRSS53 gene encoding serine protease 53 yields the protein MKGSWGPRLLILGAVVFIEGLQAAQRACGQRGPGPSTPQEGSTVPGEWPWQASVRRQGAHICGGSLVADSWVLTAAHCFEKAAVTELHSWSVVLGSLKHEGLSPGAEEVGVTALQLPGAYKHYSQGSDLALLRLAHPMAHTPICLPQPAHRFPFGTHCWATGWDQDNDVPRALRNIRLRLISRPTCNCLYNRLHQRLLASPARPGMLCGGPQPGVQGPCQGDSGGPVLCREPDGHWVQAGIISFATGCAQEDTPVLLTDVTAHSSWLQAQAQGSAFLAQDPETPEISDEDSCVACGSLRREGPQAEAPSPRPWDARLKHQGKLACGGALVSEEVVLTAAHCFTGRQTPEEWTVGLGARPEERGLKKVILHGMYTHPEGGYDVALLLLAQPVTLGSSLRPLCLPYADHRLPDGEHGWVLGLARQGAGTSSPQTVPVTLLGPRACSRLYAALGSDRTPILPQMVCTSAVGEPPGCEGLSGTPLVHEVRGTWFLAGLHSFGDACEGPARPAVFTVLPTYENWVSSLEWRVYFAEEPGPEAEPESCPANKSTWPWGLVPTLPPQTPSLSTWGRAGQGLA from the exons ATGAAGGGGAGCTGGGGACCGAGGCTGCTCATCCTGGGAGCCGTGGTCTTCATAGAGG GTCTTCAAGCGGCTCAGCGTG CATGCGGGCAGCGTGGCCCTGGTCCCTCCACGCCTCAGGAGGGCAGCACGGTGCCTGGCGAGTGGCCGTGGCAGGCCAGTGTGAGGAGGCAGGGGGCCCACATCTGCGGCGGGTCCCTGGTGGCGGACAGCTGGGTCCTCACTGCGGCCCACTGCTTCGAAAA GGCGGCAGTCACGGAACTGCACTCCTGGTCAGTTGTCCTGGGTTCTCTGAAGCATGAGGGGCTGAGCCCAGGGGCTGAGGAGGTGGGGGTGACAGCTCTGCAGCTGCCCGGGGCCTATAAGCACTACAGCCAGGGCTCGGACCTGGCCCTGCTACGGCTCGCCCACCCCATGGCCCACACACCCATCTGCTTGCCTCAACCTGCCCATCGCTTCCCCTTTGGGACCCACTGCTGGGCCACTGGCTGGGATCAGGACAATGACG TTCCCAGGGCCCTACGGAATATACGCCTGCGTCTAATCAGCCGCCCCACGTGTAACTGTCTCTACAACCGCCTGCATCAGCGGCTGCTGGCCAGCCCGGCCCGGCCTGGGATGCTGTGTGGAGGTCCCCAGCCCGGGGTGCAGGGGCCCTGTCAG GGAGATTCCGGGGGCCCTGTGCTGTGCCGCGAACCTGACGGACACTGGGTTCAAGCTGGGATCATCAGTTTTGCAACAGGCTGTGCCCAGGAAGACACTCCTGTGCTGCTGACCGACGTGACTGCTCACAGCTCCTGGCTCCAGGCTCAAGCTCAGGGGTCAGCCTTCCTAGCCCAGGACCCTGAGACCCCAGAGATCAGTGATGAGGACAGCTGTGTAG CCTGTGGATCCTTGAGGAGAGAAGGCCCCCAGGCAGAAgctccctccccacggccctgGGACGCCAGGCTGAAGCACCAAGGGAAGCTGGCCTGTGGCGGAGCCCTGGTGTCAGAGGAGGTGGTGCTGACTGCTGCCCACTGCTTCACTGG GCGCCAGACCCCAGAGGAATGGACTGTAGGCCTGGGGGCCAGACCAGAGGAGCGGGGCCTGAAGAAAGTCATCCTGCATGGGATGTATACCCACCCAGAGGGGGGCTATGACGTGGCCCTCCTGCTGCTGGCCCAGCCCGTAACACTGGGCTCCAGCCTGCGGCCCCTCTGCCTGCCCTACGCGGACCACCGCCTGCCTGATGGGGAACAcggctgggtcctggggctagCCCGCCAAGGAGCAG GCACCAGCTCCCCTCAGACAGTGCCTGTGACCCTCCTGGGGCCCAGGGCCTGTAGCCGCCTGTACGCAGCCCTTGGGAGCGACAGAACCCCCATTCTGCCGCAGATGGTGTGCACCAGTGCTGTGGGTGAGCCGCCCGGCTGTGAG GGCCTGTCGGGGACACCGCTGGTGCACGAAGTGAGGGGCACATGGTTCCTGGCTGGGCTGCACAGCTTCGGAGATGCCTGCGAAGGCCCGGCGAGGCCTGCCGTCTTTACAGTGCTCCCCACGTATGAGAACTGGGTCAGCAGTTTGGAATGGCGGGTCTACTTCGCTGAGGAGCCAGGGCCTGAGGCCGAGCCTGAAAGCTGCCCAGCTAACAAGAGTACGTGGCCCTGGGGCCTCGTGCCAACACTGCCTCCGCAGACACCTTCTCTCTCgacctggggcagggcagggcagggtctgGCCTGA
- the VKORC1 gene encoding vitamin K epoxide reductase complex subunit 1 isoform X1, giving the protein MDSTWRSPGWVRLALCLAGLGLSLYALHVKAARARDRDYRALCDVGTAISCSRVFSSRWGRGFGLVEHVLGKDSVLNQSNSIFGCIFYTLQLLLGCLQGRWASVLLVLSSLVSLAGSVYLAWILFFVLYDFCIVCITTYAINVGLMVLSFREVQEPQGKVKGH; this is encoded by the exons ATGGACAGTACCTGGCGGAGCCCTGGGTGGGTGCGGCTCGCTCTCTGCCTCGCGGGCTTAGGACTCTCTCTCTACGCGCTGCACGTGAAGGCGGCGCGTGCCCGGGACCGGGATTACCGCGCGCTCTGCGACGTGGGCACCGCCATCAGCTGTTCGCGCGTCTTCTCCTCCAG gtgGGGCCGGGGCTTCGGACTGGTGGAACACGTACTGGGCAAGGACAGCGTCCTCAATCAATCCAACAGCATATTCGGTTGCATCTTCTACACACTACAGTTGTTGTTAG GTTGCCTACAGGGCCGCTGGGCATCTGTCCTGCTGGTGTTGAGTTCCCTGGTGTCTCTAGCTGGTTCTGTCTACCTGGCCTGGATCCTGTTCTTCGTGCTCTATGATTTCTGCATTGTTTGCATCACCACCTATGCCATCAATGTGGGCCTGATGGTGCTGAGCTTCCGGGAGGTCCAGGAACCCCAGGGCAAGGTCAAGGGGCACTGA
- the VKORC1 gene encoding vitamin K epoxide reductase complex subunit 1 isoform X2, with product MDSTWRSPGWVRLALCLAGLGLSLYALHVKAARARDRDYRALCDVGTAISCSRVFSSRLPTGPLGICPAGVEFPGVSSWFCLPGLDPVLRAL from the exons ATGGACAGTACCTGGCGGAGCCCTGGGTGGGTGCGGCTCGCTCTCTGCCTCGCGGGCTTAGGACTCTCTCTCTACGCGCTGCACGTGAAGGCGGCGCGTGCCCGGGACCGGGATTACCGCGCGCTCTGCGACGTGGGCACCGCCATCAGCTGTTCGCGCGTCTTCTCCTCCAG GTTGCCTACAGGGCCGCTGGGCATCTGTCCTGCTGGTGTTGAGTTCCCTGGTGTCTCTAGCTGGTTCTGTCTACCTGGCCTGGATCCTGTTCTTCGTGCTCTATGA